A region from the Pyrinomonadaceae bacterium genome encodes:
- a CDS encoding S9 family peptidase, translating into MKRSLGIFVTVLVLVSAVVAQGQRFTIDDLMKVRRLSDPQVSPDGRQVAFVIGDVQFDDNRTVNQIYVVPIGGGEPKQLTKGGTSSSQPRWSPDGKKIAYVTGGQIWVMDADGDDKEQVTKLSTGGSGPVWSPDGKWIAFASDVYPECNDDACNQAKEDAAEKSKVKAHITDRLLFRHWVEWRDTKRTHTFIIPSNGGTARDLTPGDFDAAPYAVAGDIDYSFSPDSKEVAFLKNPDKVEAISTNSDVWVVSVNGGAARNITAQNRGYEDSPIYTDDGKSILYRSQATAGFEADRWRLMSYDRATGTSRELLRGFNLSVEDVVPSPDGGTIYFLTGERGRHNVYKVPASGGAPQKVLNNVFATNLGITSDGRTLVFANSTLAAPPDVYRANVDGSGLTPITRVNADAMSRADIKPAEEMEWTGALNQKVHGFLLKPRNFDSTKRYPLLVLIHGGPQGAWNDTWSYRWNPQIFTDAGYVVFMPNPRGSTTYGQQFTNEISGDWGGKVFIDLKNGIAEVLRRNSYVDRNRIGAAGASYGGYMVDWILGHNTDPRFRFKALVSHAGVYNLTSMYGATEELWFPEWEFKGTPWTNKAMYERWSPHNFAGNFNTPTLVTAGELDYRVPYTESLQLYTALQRRNVPSRLLMFPDEGHWILKPQNSKLWYNTVLDWLDKYLK; encoded by the coding sequence ATGAAGCGTTCTCTTGGTATTTTTGTGACTGTGCTGGTGCTCGTGTCTGCGGTCGTCGCGCAAGGGCAACGGTTTACCATCGACGATCTGATGAAGGTGCGGCGCCTCAGCGACCCGCAAGTTTCGCCGGACGGTCGTCAGGTAGCGTTCGTAATTGGTGACGTGCAGTTCGATGACAACCGGACCGTCAATCAGATTTACGTCGTGCCCATCGGCGGTGGCGAGCCGAAGCAACTGACCAAAGGCGGAACTTCTTCGAGCCAGCCGCGCTGGTCGCCGGACGGAAAAAAGATCGCTTACGTCACCGGTGGTCAGATTTGGGTGATGGACGCCGACGGCGATGACAAAGAGCAAGTCACAAAACTCTCCACGGGCGGTAGCGGGCCGGTTTGGTCTCCGGACGGCAAGTGGATCGCGTTTGCCTCGGACGTTTATCCGGAGTGCAACGACGACGCCTGCAACCAGGCGAAAGAAGACGCGGCTGAGAAAAGCAAAGTTAAAGCGCACATAACCGATCGGCTGCTGTTCCGTCACTGGGTTGAGTGGCGCGATACGAAGCGGACGCACACGTTCATCATTCCGAGCAACGGCGGCACTGCGCGCGATCTGACACCGGGCGATTTCGATGCGGCCCCGTATGCGGTCGCCGGCGACATCGATTATTCGTTTTCGCCTGACTCCAAAGAAGTCGCTTTCCTGAAAAATCCGGACAAGGTCGAAGCCATTTCGACGAACAGCGATGTTTGGGTCGTTTCGGTGAATGGTGGCGCCGCGCGAAATATCACAGCGCAGAACCGGGGTTACGAAGACAGTCCGATCTATACGGATGATGGCAAATCAATTCTCTATCGATCCCAAGCCACGGCTGGTTTCGAAGCTGATCGCTGGCGGCTGATGAGCTATGACCGCGCGACCGGTACGAGCCGCGAACTCCTGCGCGGATTCAATCTTAGTGTTGAGGACGTCGTGCCGTCTCCCGACGGAGGCACGATTTATTTCCTCACCGGTGAACGCGGACGTCACAACGTTTACAAAGTTCCGGCCAGCGGTGGCGCTCCCCAAAAAGTGCTGAACAACGTCTTCGCTACCAATCTGGGAATTACCTCGGATGGACGCACGTTGGTGTTCGCGAACAGCACGCTGGCAGCGCCGCCCGATGTTTACCGCGCGAATGTCGACGGCAGTGGCTTGACGCCAATCACGCGCGTGAACGCGGACGCGATGTCTCGTGCGGATATAAAACCTGCCGAAGAAATGGAATGGACAGGCGCGCTCAATCAAAAGGTGCACGGCTTTCTGCTCAAGCCGCGCAACTTCGACAGCACCAAGCGCTATCCTTTGCTCGTCCTGATTCATGGCGGACCGCAAGGCGCCTGGAACGACACGTGGAGCTATCGCTGGAATCCGCAGATCTTTACCGACGCGGGTTACGTTGTGTTCATGCCGAACCCGCGCGGCTCGACCACCTACGGCCAGCAATTCACAAACGAGATCAGCGGCGATTGGGGCGGCAAAGTCTTCATCGATCTGAAAAATGGTATTGCTGAAGTTCTGCGTCGCAACTCGTACGTCGATCGCAATCGCATCGGCGCCGCGGGCGCGTCATACGGCGGCTACATGGTCGATTGGATTCTCGGTCACAACACCGATCCGCGGTTCCGCTTCAAGGCCCTCGTGTCACACGCGGGCGTTTACAACCTGACCAGCATGTACGGCGCGACCGAAGAACTCTGGTTCCCCGAATGGGAATTCAAGGGGACTCCGTGGACTAACAAAGCCATGTACGAGCGGTGGTCGCCGCACAACTTTGCCGGCAACTTCAACACGCCGACGCTGGTGACGGCGGGCGAGCTCGACTATCGCGTGCCTTACACGGAAAGTCTGCAGCTTTACACGGCGCTGCAACGCCGCAACGTGCCGTCCAGGCTGCTGATGTTTCCGGACGAAGGTCACTGGATTCTTAAGCCGCAGAATTCAAAGCTGTGGTACAACACGGTGCTGGATTGGCTGGATAAGTACCTGAAGTGA
- a CDS encoding nuclear transport factor 2 family protein, whose protein sequence is MKILGIILVAILGTVALVAGTSRASQSESDAAARVPLENYIQGHATGNGDFMRKAFHTDAKIMAFRDGKLTNLTAEEFASRFNGKPAPDEAQRKRRIESVEITGNAGVGKIVLDYPAVTFTDYMSLLKVGDEWKIVNKVFYAAPKTKP, encoded by the coding sequence ATGAAGATTTTAGGAATCATACTTGTCGCAATTCTCGGAACCGTAGCTTTGGTGGCTGGGACCAGCCGTGCATCGCAGTCGGAGTCCGACGCGGCGGCGCGCGTGCCGCTCGAGAACTACATCCAGGGACACGCCACGGGCAACGGCGATTTCATGCGCAAGGCGTTTCATACCGACGCGAAGATAATGGCTTTTCGCGACGGTAAGCTCACCAATCTCACGGCCGAAGAGTTTGCTTCCCGCTTCAACGGCAAACCTGCGCCCGATGAAGCCCAACGCAAACGCCGGATCGAGAGTGTTGAGATCACCGGAAACGCAGGAGTCGGCAAAATCGTTCTCGACTATCCGGCGGTGACGTTCACTGACTACATGTCGCTGCTGAAAGTCGGCGACGAGTGGAAAATCGTAAACAAGGTCTTCTACGCTGCGCCGAAAACAAAACCGTAG
- a CDS encoding prolyl oligopeptidase family serine peptidase, whose protein sequence is MKSPKRRTKKLLAIIALLLLGSAFGVYAYLTGLHTVRHEQVRISSRGAELAATVSLPRWGSGPFPAVVAVHSSGPRQAQDLTIVWRNLVPEGVVVLTYDKPGVGQSNGRFEEVRTDSSEPQLRAIADDVLACIAFLKKHPMVDPNRVGLFGGSQAGWIIPIACDVQPDIPFSVILSGPATSYGLEMYFSSLTGEGIRAGSGLNVEQIEERLNSYSGPAGYEPLPLLTRMRTPTLWLYGERDIDIPAQRSARIVTELQAKGSPFTVKVYPDGNHNLEHYSTGKHLKYWPDIVDWLRKQKVIQ, encoded by the coding sequence ATGAAGTCGCCTAAACGCCGGACTAAAAAGCTGCTGGCCATAATCGCCTTGCTGCTTTTGGGTTCGGCGTTCGGCGTTTACGCCTACCTCACCGGCCTCCACACAGTTCGTCACGAACAAGTCAGAATCTCTTCTCGCGGTGCTGAACTGGCTGCCACCGTTTCACTTCCGCGTTGGGGCTCAGGCCCGTTCCCGGCCGTGGTGGCTGTGCATAGCTCCGGGCCTCGCCAGGCACAGGACCTGACGATCGTCTGGCGCAACCTTGTGCCGGAAGGCGTCGTGGTTCTCACCTATGACAAGCCGGGCGTAGGTCAGTCAAACGGTCGCTTCGAAGAGGTGAGAACTGATTCCAGCGAACCACAACTTCGCGCGATCGCGGACGATGTGTTGGCTTGTATTGCGTTTCTTAAAAAGCATCCCATGGTCGATCCCAACCGCGTCGGACTGTTCGGCGGGAGCCAGGCCGGTTGGATCATCCCAATTGCGTGCGACGTCCAGCCGGACATCCCGTTCAGCGTGATTCTCTCGGGACCGGCAACATCCTACGGTCTTGAAATGTATTTCAGCTCGCTCACGGGCGAAGGAATTCGCGCCGGTTCGGGACTCAATGTCGAGCAGATAGAAGAGAGATTGAACAGTTACAGCGGGCCGGCTGGATATGAGCCGCTCCCGCTTCTCACGCGCATGAGGACTCCTACCCTTTGGCTTTACGGCGAGCGGGACATAGACATACCTGCGCAACGCAGCGCGAGGATTGTCACTGAACTTCAGGCGAAGGGATCACCATTCACCGTGAAAGTTTATCCGGACGGAAATCACAACCTTGAGCACTACTCTACGGGTAAGCACTTGAAATACTGGCCCGACATCGTTGACTGGTTACGTAAACAGAAAGTCATCCAATAG
- a CDS encoding GNAT family N-acetyltransferase: MSEGTSANSINLRPVTTEDAPFLLTLYKSSRGDDLRGLGWEEERVSEFLDMQYEAQQRFHANEYRRPVDQIIMRDGEPIGRLVFEPREHEIRCVDIALQPRHRSAGIGAQLLRELQSEAKRQKKPLRLQVIRFSRAVPLFERLGFQRISETGTHFQMEWAPEG, translated from the coding sequence ATGTCAGAAGGGACCTCGGCGAACTCGATCAATCTGCGTCCGGTGACCACGGAAGACGCGCCGTTCCTGCTCACGCTTTACAAGAGCAGCCGCGGCGACGATTTGCGCGGGCTTGGTTGGGAAGAGGAGCGCGTGAGCGAATTCCTCGACATGCAGTATGAAGCGCAGCAGCGTTTTCATGCGAACGAATACCGGCGGCCCGTGGATCAAATCATTATGCGAGACGGCGAGCCCATCGGCCGGTTGGTGTTTGAGCCGCGCGAGCACGAAATCCGTTGCGTAGATATCGCTTTACAGCCGCGCCATCGCAGCGCAGGCATTGGCGCGCAATTGCTGCGCGAACTACAGAGCGAGGCGAAGCGGCAAAAGAAGCCACTGCGTTTGCAGGTAATTCGCTTCAGCCGCGCCGTTCCACTGTTCGAGCGCCTCGGCTTTCAGCGCATCAGCGAAACCGGCACGCATTTTCAGATGGAGTGGGCGCCGGAAGGTTGA